The proteins below come from a single Benincasa hispida cultivar B227 chromosome 4, ASM972705v1, whole genome shotgun sequence genomic window:
- the LOC120075319 gene encoding probable LRR receptor-like serine/threonine-protein kinase At3g47570: MECGSNPHCMKCCKHGLFVMCFLLFSLPLPSAALGGNDTDRLALLSFKSEITVDPFGLFISWNESVHFCNWEGVICSQQQRVTELNLPSYQFIGKLSPSIGNLSFLTTLNLQNNSFGGEIPQEIGSLSRMQALELDNNYFVGEIPPAISNCSELQYIRLLNNNLTGMLPMELGLLTKLKVFQCSSNQLFGEIPETLGNLSSLRGFWATLNNIHGSIPSSFGQLKNLTALVIGANKLTGTIPSSIYNISSMRMLSLPVNQLEGRLPTDLGFILPNLQVLKIHTNQFSGPIPFTLSNASKLVEFMVSKNMFSGKVPSLASTRHLETFGIEGNNLGHGNVDDLNFLFSLVNCTNLSSVVISDNNFGGALPEYISNFSTKLRIMGFGRNQIHGTIPTEIGNLFQLGALGLETNQLTGSIPSSLGKLNKLYDLFLNGNKLSGEIPQSLGNLSALGRCNLRLNNLTGAIPPSLGESQNLLMLALSQNQLSGAIPKELLSISSLSIALELSENYLTGSIPLEVGKLVNLGYLHISDNLLTGVIPSTLSACTSLEALYLDGNFLEGPIPESLSSLRGIEELDLSRNNLSGKIPNYLQEFKVLNYLNLSFNNLEGEVPTQGVFKNTTAFSVLGNKQLCNGIHELNLPRCSLDNPRKQNLTTKLKVIISVAGGLVGSLLVICCLLFFWSRKKRNKSELSPSLKASYFVVSYNDLFKATNEFSPNNLIGVGGYGSVYKGILSQDGSAVAVKVFNLQHRGASKSFLAECGALKSIRHRNLVRILSACSGVDFQGNDFMALVFDFMVNGSLEKWLHPVDDLNQEGEQRYLNIMQRLDIAIDVASALDYLHNGSPMPIAHCDLKPSNVLLDANMTAHVGDFGLAKFMAGTSFQNKSTESRSIGIRGTVGYAPPEYAMGSKVSTHGDVYSYGILLLEMFTGKRPTDNMFKDGLTLNNHVLTALPERVQEIADPTMGLQELKGIGNSNGMLKNHNVLEALPGRVEQLSDPTLRLQELEGTGNKNLMFQANQSLRIKECLFCIFSIGVACSAQMPSQRMNINDVVSQLCLARENFS, encoded by the exons ATGGAATGTGGAAGCAATCCCCATTGTATGAAATGCTGCAAACATGGGCTGTTTGTAATGTGTTTTCTTCTATTCAGCCTTCCTTTACCTTCAGCAGCTCTTGGAGGAAATGACACAGACAGGCTTGCATTGCTTTCTTTCAAATCTGAGATAACTGTTGATCCATTTGGTTTGTTCATCTCTTGGAATGAATCTGTTCATTTCTGCAACTGGGAAGGTGTTATATGCAGTCAACAACAGAGAGTTACTGAGTTAAATCTTCCCTCTTATCAATTCATTGGTAAATTATCACCTTCTATAGGGAATTTGAGCTTCCTTACAACATTAAACCTCCAAAACAATAGCTTTGGGGGTGAAATTCCACAAGAGATAGGTAGCTTGAGCAGGATGCAAGCATTGGAATTGGACAACAATTACTTTGTAGGGGAGATTCCCCCAGCCATATCAAATTGCTCAGAGCTTCAATACATTAGATTGTTAAACAACAATCTAACTGGCATGCTGCCAATGGAACTTGGGCTGTTAACTAAACTTAAAGTATTTCAGTGTTCTTCCAATCAACTGTTTGGAGAAATACCTGAAACACTTGGAAATCTGTCATCGCTCAGGGGTTTCTGGGCTACATTGAATAACATCCATGGAAGTATTCCAAGTAGTTTTGGGCAGCTGAAAAATTTGACAGCTCTTGTTATTGGAGCAAACAAGCTGACAGGTACTATCCCTTCCTCAATCTACAATATTTCATCTATGAGAATGTTATCACTACCTGTGAACCAGCTTGAGGGTAGGCTTCCCACAGATTTAGGTTTCATCTTACCAAATCTTCAGGTTTTAAAAATCCATACCAATCAATTCAGTGGACCAATTCCTTTTACACTGTCCAATGCTTCAAAACTAGTGGAGTTCATGGTCTCAAAAAACATGTTTTCTGGGAAGGTGCCTAGCTTGGCAAGCACAAGGCATTTAGAGACTTTTGGAATAGAAGGAAACAATCTTGGACATGGgaatgttgatgacttgaattttttgttttctcttgttAACTGCACCAATTTGAGTTCTGTAGTCATCAGTGACAACAATTTTGGTGGGGCACTACCAGAGTATATAAGCAACTTCTCTACAAAGCTCAGGATTATGGGATTTGGTAGAAATCAAATCCATGGAACAATTCCAACTGAGATTGGCAATCTCTTTCAATTAGGGGCATTAGGACTAGAGACAAATCAATTGACTGGTTCTATACCAAGCTCACTAGGGAAACTAAACAAACTGTATGATTTGTTTTTAAATGGAAACAAACTCTCAGGGGAAATCCCTCAATCTCTTGGAAATTTGTCTGCACTTGGGAGATGCAATCTGAGGTTAAACAACTTAACTGGAGCCATACCACCAAGTCTAGGAGAAAGCCAAAATTTGCTAATGCTGGCACTTTCTCAGAACCAATTATCTGGTGCAATACCAAAAGAATTGTTGAGTATATCATCTTTATCAATTGCTCTAGAACTGTCTGAGAATTATTTGACTGGCTCCATTCCATTGGAAGTGGGCAAGTTGGTAAACCTTGGCTATTTGCATATTTCTGATAACTTGTTAACTGGGGTTATTCCCTCTACTCTCAGTGCCTGCACAAGCTTAGAAGCTCTATACTTGGATGGAAACTTCCTCGAGGGACCTATACCTGAGTCTTTGAGTTCTTTGAGAGGTATCGAAGAACTCGACCTTTCTCGCAACAATTTGTCAGGGAAAATTCCGAATTATTTGCAGGAGTTTAAAGTTCTgaactatttaaatttatctttcAACAATTTGGAAGGTGAAGTTCCTACTCAAGGAGTGTTCAAAAACACAACTGCGTTTTCCGTTCTTGGAAATAAGCAACTTTGCAATGGTATACATGAATTAAATCTACCAAGATGCAGTTTGGATAATCCCAGAAAGCAGAACTTGACTACCAAACTGAAAGTAATTATCTCAGTTGCTGGTGGATTGGTGGGAAGCCTTCTGGTCATTTGTTGTCTGCTCTTTTTTTGGTcaaggaagaaaagaaataagTCAGAGTTGAGTCCATCACTGAAGGCTTCCTATTTTGTTGTATCTTATAATGACCTTTTTAAGGCCACCAATGAGTTTTCTCCCAACAATCTAATTGGAGTTGGCGGTTATGGGTCCGTCTATAAAGGAATTCTTAGTCAAGATGGAAGTGCTGTTGCAGTTAAAGTGTTCAACCTTCAACATAGGGGAGCTTCAAAGAGTTTTCTAGCAGAATGTGGAGCCCTTAAAAGCATTAGACATCGTAATCTTGTCCGAATTCTTTCTGCTTGCTCGGGAGTCGATTTTCAAGGAAACGATTTTATGGCATTGGTGTTTGATTTCATGGTTAATGGGAGCCTAGAGAAGTGGTTGCATCCAGTTGATGATTTGAACCAGGAAGGGGAGCAGAGGTATTTAAATATTATGCAAAGGCTAGATATTGCCATTGATGTGGCTAGTGCTCTGGATTATCTGCATAATGGTAGCCCCATGCCAATAGCTCACTGTGACTTAAAGCCAAGCAATGTTCTTTTGGATGCTAACATGACTGCTCATGTTGGAGATTTTGGATTGGCAAAATTTATGGCTGGAACTTCCTTCCAGAACAAATCAACCGAAAGCAGATCCATTGGCATTCGAGGCACAGTTGGATATGCTCCTCCAG AATATGCCATGGGAAGCAAGGTTTCCACACATGGCGATGTGTACAGTTATGGCATACTATTGTTGGAGATGTTCACTGGAAAGAGACCAACTGATAATATGTTCAAAGATGGCTTGACCTTGAACAACCATGTTCTTACAGCCTTACCTGAAAGGGTACAAGAAATTGCAGATCCAACAATGGGCCTTCAAGAACTGAAGGGAATAGGCAACAGTAATGGCATGCTTAAGAACCACAATGTTCTTGAGGCTTTACCCGGCCGAGTAGAACAACTATCGGATCCAACATTGAGGCTTCAAGAACTGGAGGGAACAGGAAACAAAAATCTTATGTTTCAGGCTAATCAATCTCTCAGAATTAAAGAGTGCTTGTTTTGCATTTTCAGCATAGGAGTTGCATGTTCAGCTCAAATGCCTAGTCAGAGAATGAATATCAATGACGTTGTTTCCCAACTATGCCTTGCAAGAGAAAATTTTTCATAG
- the LOC120076285 gene encoding uncharacterized protein LOC120076285, with amino-acid sequence MECHDSLYGGHFGGQRIAAKVFQSGYFWPILFKDVREYALKCDPCQRTGNISSRDAMPLNIILEVELFDVWGINFMGPFPLSCGQQYILLAVDYVSKWVEVVACAKNDAATISKFLTKNIFTRQEHRWHW; translated from the coding sequence ATGGAGTGTCATGATTCTCTTTACGGAGGTCATTTTGGAGGGCAAAGAATCGCTGCAAAGGTTTTCCAAAGTGGATATTTCTGGCCTATCCTCTTCAAGGACGTAAGGGAGTATGCTCTCAAGTGCGACCCTTGTCAACGCACAGGTAATATATCATCAAGGGATGCAATGCCTTTGAACATTATACTTGAAGtcgaattatttgatgtatggggcATCAATTTTATGGGACCTTTCCCTCTGTCCTGTGGTCAACAATACATCTTGTTGGCAGTagattatgtatcaaaatgggtggAAGTTGTGGcttgtgccaagaatgatgcggcgACTATTTCAAAGTTTCTCACCAAGAATATTTTCACACGCCAAGAACACCGATGGCACTGGTGA
- the LOC120076284 gene encoding probable LRR receptor-like serine/threonine-protein kinase At3g47570, translated as MECGSNPHYMKCCKFGLFVMSFLLLSLPLPSAALGGNETDNLALLSFKSEITADPFGLFTSWNESVHFCNWEGVKCSPQQRVTELNLPSYQFIGQLSPSIGNLSFLTTLNLPNNSFVGEIPQEIGSLSKLRVLALDNNYFVGEIPITILNCSELHYIGFFRNNLTGLLPKEIGLLAKLEELELTSNQLFGEIPESLGNLSSLWGFWATLNNFHGSIPSRFGQLKNLTVLSIGANNLTGTIPSSIYNLSSIKIFSLPFNQLEGSLPTDLGLIFPELQTLRIHTNQFSGSIPFTLSNASKILVFSISKNKFTGKVPSFANMRDLVELGLFANNLGFRDVDDLNFLSSLVNCTNLSSVAISDNNFGGVLPEYISNFSTKLRIIGFGRNYIHGTIPTNIGNLIGLTALGLESNQLTGSIPSSLGKLKKLGDLFLNMNKLSGTIPHSFGNLSALGRCNLRLNNLTGAIPSSLGENQNLLMLALSQNHLTGIIPKELMSISSLSIGLDLSENLLTGSIPFEVGKLINLGYLHISDNMLTGVIPSTLSDCTSLEDLNLGGNFLQGPIPQSLSSLKGIEELDLSRNNLSGQIPSYFQDFNFLNYLNLSLNNLEGEVPTQGVFRNTTAFSIIGNKKLCGGIPELNLSRCSFQNPTKQKSTMTLKVIVSVAGGLVGSLLVFCIVLLFWSRKKKNKLDLNPSPRVSCLVVSYNDLLKATNEFSPNNLIGVGGYGSVYRGSLSQDESVVAIKVFNLDHRRASKSFLAECEALRNLRHRNLVKILSACSGFDFQGNDFLALVYDFMVNGSLENWLHPDGSLNQEEDKRHLNIKQRLNIAIDVASALDYLHNGSHIPIVHCDLKPSNVLLDFNMTAHLGDFGLAKIMAETSFQNRSTETGSIGIRGSIGYAPPEYAMGSKVSTYGDVYSFGILLLEMFTGKRPTDDMFNDGLTLNNYVLTALPDRVELIADSTMSLQELEETSNNNAMMQANQSLRIRECLFSIFSIGIACSAQAPTRRMNISDVAAHLRLARGNFTRG; from the exons ATGGAGTGTGGAAGCAATCCCCATTATATGAAATGCTGCAAATTTGGGCTATTTGTAATGTCCTTTCTTCTACTCAGCCTTCCTTTACCCTCAGCAGCTCTTGGAGGAAATGAAACAGACAATCTTGCATTGCTTTCTTTCAAATCTGAGATAACTGCTGATCCATTTGGCTTGTTCACCTCCTGGAATGAATCTGTTCATTTCTGCAACTGGGAAGGTGTTAAATGCAGTCCACAACAGAGAGTTACTGAGTTAAATCTTCCCTCTTATCAATTCATAGGTCAATTATCACCTTCTATAGGGAACTTGAGCTTCCTTACAACATTAAACCTCCCTAACAATAGCTTTGTGGGGGAAATTCCACAAGAGATTGGTAGCTTGAGCAAGCTGCGAGTATTGGCCTTGGACAACAACTACTTTGTAGGGGAGATTCCCATCACCATATTAAACTGCTCAGAGCTTCATTACATTGGATTCTTTAGGAACAATCTCACTGGCTTACTTCCAAAAGAAATTGGATTGTTGGCTAAGCTTGAAGAACTTGAGTTGACTTCCAACCAACTGTTTGGAGAAATACCTGAATCACTTGGAAATCTGTCATCTCTTTGGGGCTTCTGGGCCACTTTGAATAATTTCCATGGCAGTATTCCTTCTAGATTTGGGCAGTTAAAAAATTTGACAGTTCTTTCTATTGGAGCAAACAATCTGACGGGCACTATTCCTTCCTCAATCTACAATCTTTCAtccataaaaatattttcacttccATTTAACCAGCTTGAGGGTAGCCTTCCCACAGATTTAGGCCTCATCTTCCCAGAACTTCAGACCCTTAGAATTCATACCAATCAATTCAGTGGATCAATTCCTTTTACACTATCCAATGCCTCAAAAATTCTGGTGTTTTCcatctcaaaaaataaatttacagGGAAAGTGCCTAGCTTTGCAAACATGAGGGATCTTGTGGAACTTGGACTTTTTGCAAACAATCTTGGATTTAGggatgttgatgacttgaattttctctcttctcttgTCAACTGCACCAATTTGAGTTCTGTAGCCATCAGTGACAACAATTTTGGTGGGGTGCTTCCAGAATATATAAGCAACTTCTCTACAAAGCTGAGGATTATTGGATTTGGAAGAAACTATATTCATGGAACCATTCCAACTAATATTGGGAATCTCATTGGATTGACAGCATTAGGTCTGGAGAGCAACCAACTGACTGGTTCCATACCAAGTTCACTGGGTAAACTAAAAAAACTGGGTGATTTGTTTTTGAATATGAACAAACTCTCAGGGACAATCCCCCACTCCTTTGGTAATTTATCTGCACTAGGAAGATGTAATCTGAGGTTAAACAATTTGACAGGAGCCATTCCATCAAGTCTTGGGGAGAATCAAAATTTGCTGATGCTAGCACTTTCTCAAAACCATCTAACTGGTATAATACCAAAAGAGTTGATGAGTATATCATCTTTATCAATTGGTCTAGATTTGTCTGAAAATCTTTTGACTGGCTCCATTCCCTTTGAAGTAGGCAAGTTAATCAACCTTGGCTATTTGCATATTTCTGACAACATGTTAACTGGGGTCATTCCCTCTACTCTCAGTGATTGCACAAGCTTAGAAGATTTGAACTTGGGTGGAAATTTTCTTCAGGGTCCTATACCTCAGTCTTTGAGTTCTTTGAAAGGTATTGAAGAACTCGATCTCTCTCGCAACAATCTGTCAGGCCAAATCCCATCTTATTTTCAAGATTTTAACTTCTTGAACTACTTGAATTTATCTTTAAACAATCTGGAAGGTGAAGTTCCCACACAAGGAGTATTCAGAAATACAACTGCCTTTTCCATTATTGGAAACAAAAAACTTTGTGGTGGTATACCTGAATTGAATCTATCAAGATGCAGTTTTCAAAATCCCACAAAGCAGAAATCAACTATGACACTGAAAGTAATCGTTTCTGTCGCTGGTGGATTGGTGGGAAGTCTTCTGGTCTTCTGTATTGTGCTTCTTTTCTGGtcaaggaagaaaaagaataagtTGGATTTAAATCCATCACCAAGAGTTTCCTGTCTTGTTGTATCTTATAATGACCTTCTCAAAGCTACCAATGAGTTTTCTCCCAACAATCTAATTGGAGTTGGTGGTTATGGATCTGTCTATAGAGGATCTCTCAGTCAGGATGAAAGTGTTGTTGCAATTAAAGTGTTCAACCTTGATCATAGAAGAGCATCAAAGAGTTTTCTGGCAGAATGTGAAGCCCTTAGAAACCTTAGACATCGAAACCTTGTCAAAATTCTTTCAGCATGTTCGGGTTTTGATTTTCAAGGAAATGATTTCCTGGCATTGGTTTATGATTTCATGGTGAATGGGAGCCTAGAGAATTGGCTACATCCAGATGGTAGTTTAAACCAGGAAGAGGACAAAAGACATTTAAATATCAAGCAAAGGCTAAATATTGCCATTGATGTGGCTAGTGCTCTGGATTATCTGCATAATGGTAGCCACATACCAATAGTTCACTGTGACTTGAAGCCTAGCAATGTTCTTTTGGACTTTAACATGACTGCTCACCTTGGAGATTTTGGACTAGCAAAAATTATGGCTGAAACTTCCTTCCAAAACAGATCAACCGAAACCGGTTCCATCGGTATCAGAGGCTCTATTGGATATGCACCTCCAG AGTATGCTATGGGAAGCAAGGTTTCTACATATGGAGATGTGTACAGTTTTGGCATCCTATTGTTGGAGATGTTCACAGGAAAGAGGCCAACTGATGATATGTTCAATGATGGCTTAACCTTGAACAACTACGTTCTTACCGCTTTACCGGACCGGGTAGAACTAATAGCAGATTCAACAATGAGCCTTCAAGAACTAGAGGAAACAAGTAACAATAATGCTATGATGCAGGCTAATCAATCACTTAGAATAAGAGAGTGCTTGTTTTCCATTTTCAGCATAGGAATTGCCTGTTCTGCTCAAGCACCTACTCGGAGAATGAATATCAGTGATGTTGCTGCTCATCTTCGCCTTGCAAGAGGAAACTTTACTAGGGGCTAG
- the LOC120075643 gene encoding endochitinase A, with translation MGVIPGAENVNELRGLFLALEYCWCYSLLFLKFLNNETWGILGMNRSFRALESQMQAPVKQRQQQVGGLRASVMKDKEEELALFLEMRKREKERNDLLSNNAEEFDAPLGTKPGTSPIFNISSATPAPTRKTGADDFLNSDNDKNDYDWLLTPPGTPLFPSLETESERVLMNHATPMGRPNVLKSRLANLHQEPTTRSNLVSKQPASSPGLNSSSVGIRRPSSSGGPGSRPATPTGRPTLTTTSRPSRSSTPTSRATLPSNKPAVSSAKIGAASNKLSTASAKPTVTMTKPTVSSAKSSVPTRSSTPTRTTARSSTPTSRPTVPPPKPTSRASTPTRRPSTPSSASSAPVSLVKSSSSISKPSPTVSRNQAPSRGASPTVKSRPWNPSEMPGFSLDAPPNLRTSLPERPLSVTRGRPGAPSARSSSVEPVPNGRPRRQSCSPSRGRAPNGNIHLSGGSVPAINRMHSKANDNISPVLIGTKMVERVINMRKLVPPKQDDKHSPHGNLSGKSSSPDSSGFGRTLSKKSLDMAIRHMDIRRSIPGSLRPLMTNIPASSMYSVRSGPSRSRTVSVSDSPLATSSNASSEMSVNNSGLCLDTHEIDDEIGSERGGRSPRSMCAR, from the exons ATGGGAGTTATTCCAGGAGCTGAAAACGTGAACGAACTGCGTGGTTTGTTTTTGGCTTTGGAGTATTGTTGGTGTTACAGCttgttatttttgaaatttttgaacaACGAAACTTGGGGGATTTTAGGGATGAATCGTAGTTTTAGGGCTTTGGAATCACAAATGCAAGCGCCGGTAAAGCAGCGGCAGCAGCAAGTTGGGGGACTAAGGGCGTCGGTGATGAAAGATAAGGAGGAGGAacttgcgttgttcttggaaatgAGAAAGCGTGAGAAGGAGAGGAATGATCTTCTATCTAACAACGCGGAAGAGTTTGATGCGCCTTTAG GAACAAAACCAGGAACTTCTCCAATATTTAATATCTCATCAGCGACCCCAGCTCCTACTCGGAAGACTGGTGCTGATGATTTTCTTAATTCTGACAATGATAAAAATGACTATGATTG GCTTCTAACTCCTCCTGGAACTCCTCTTTTTCCATCTTTGGAAACGGAGTCAGAAAGGGTCTTAATGAACCATGCTACTCCAATGGGTCGTCCCAATGTGCTGAAATCTAGA CTTGCAAATCTCCACCAAGAACCTACTACAAGGAGCAACTTGGTCTCGAAACAACCAGCTTCTTCTCCAGGATTGAACTCTTCAAGTGTAGGGATACGTCGACCTTCGTCATCCGGAGGTCCTGGATCAAGACCTGCTACCCCAACTGGACGTCCTACATTAACCACAACATCTAGACCTTCCAGATCCTCAACACCTACTTCTCGTGCAACTTTGCCTTCAAATAAACCAGCAGTTTCCTCGGCTAAGATTGGAGCAGCTTCAAATAAGCTGTCAACTGCGTCAGCCAAGCCTACAGTTACCATGACTAAGCCCACCGTTTCCTCTGCTAAGTCCTCAGTTCCCACAAGATCTTCTACTCCGACAAGAACGACGGCAAGATCATCAACACCGACCTCCAGACCCACTGTACCTCCACCTAAGCCCACATCAAGGGCCTCAACTCCTACTCGTCGGCCATCCACACCATCTAGTGCATCAAGTGCACCTGTTTCCTTAGTTAAGTCTTCATCATCAATTTCAAAGCCATCTCCAACTGTGTCAAGGAATCAAGCACCATCAAGAGGAGCTTCCCCAACAGTAAAATCCAGACCATGGAATCCTTCAGAGATGCCCGGTTTCTCTCTCGATGCTCCACCAAATTTAAGGACATCACTTCCTGAAAGGCCACTTTCTGTCACAAGGGGCCGGCCTGGAGCACCTAGTGCACGATCTTCTTCTGTAGAACCTGTTCCGAATGGTAGGCCAAGACGGCAATCATGCTCTCCGTCTCGAGGACGTGCACCTAATGGCAATATTCATCTTAGTGGGGGTTCTGTCCCTGCAATAAACCGTATGCATTCTAAAGCTAATGACAACATAAGTCCTGTATTAATAGGGACGAAAATGGTTGAACGGGTAATAAACATGCGCAAATTGGTCCCTCCTAAGCAAGATGACAAACATTCACCTCATGGGAATCTGTCTGGGAAGTCTTCGTCGCCAGACAGCTCGGGCTTTGGGAGAACACTATCTAAGAAGTCTCTGGATATGGCAATAAGACACATG GATATAAGGCGAAGCATTCCAGGTAGTTTACGCCCATTAATGACAAATATTCCAGCTTCTTCAATGTATAGTGTACGATCCGGGCCATCTCGAAGCCGAACTGTCAGTGTTTCGGACTCACCTCTTGCCACAAGTAGCAATGCTAGTTCTGAAATGAGTGTCAACAACAGTGGTCTCTGTTTAGATACACATGAAATTGACGATGAAATTGGCAGTGAGAGAGGTGGTCGATCCCCCCGCAGCATGTGCGCTAGGTGA